A window from Dehalobacter sp. DCA encodes these proteins:
- a CDS encoding spore germination protein yields MFKKLLKSALGFSGKRDSGKITSRQPGEKRPLSADYDDNLQTLRQVFDQCFDILFREFFINADMPLRAFIVYVTGLTNHEMVNDHLLKSIMQETANLPSSVHLSKANAQQVIQERLINLDETSTTTDLIELVKKVLEGNTVLLLDGSATAIIAGVRGVESRAINEPDSEPGVRGPKDGFVEALDTNMSLIRRRIKTSRLKAEIFETGLLTKTKLAVCYIKGIANDKVVQEVKQRIGRINIDSVLSGNQIEELIMDEAFSLFPLVQYTERPDKAAASLLEGRVVILVDNSPMPLIVPVTFISLLQAAEDYYNNAVFATSVRLLRFIALNIALLLPALTVAAFSFHQELLPTALINTVAGARQGLPLPIVLEILMIEFAFELLREAGVRLPKTIGQAISTVGGLVIGQAAVNAGLVSPISVIVVATTAIASFTIPNYAAGTALRILRFVLIILAGFLGGVGIISGLMVILFHLCSLRSFGIPYLSPIAPLSLGDLKDTMVRAPWWAMLRRPWMSVSNEPVRQDPDQGPQKPDKGGQTS; encoded by the coding sequence ATGTTTAAAAAACTGTTGAAGAGCGCTCTAGGCTTTAGCGGCAAAAGAGACTCTGGTAAGATAACTTCCCGACAACCGGGAGAAAAGCGGCCCCTCTCTGCAGACTATGATGATAATTTACAGACTTTACGGCAAGTTTTCGACCAGTGTTTTGATATTCTCTTCCGCGAATTTTTCATTAATGCCGATATGCCTCTACGGGCTTTTATTGTTTATGTAACCGGATTAACCAACCATGAAATGGTAAATGATCACTTATTGAAGAGTATCATGCAGGAGACGGCTAATTTACCATCATCCGTGCATCTGTCCAAGGCCAATGCACAGCAAGTCATTCAGGAACGTTTAATCAATTTGGACGAAACCAGCACGACTACAGATTTAATTGAACTAGTCAAGAAAGTTTTAGAAGGCAATACCGTCCTGCTTCTGGACGGATCGGCTACTGCGATTATTGCCGGTGTACGGGGTGTAGAAAGTAGGGCAATCAACGAGCCTGACAGCGAGCCTGGGGTGAGGGGACCGAAAGACGGATTTGTGGAAGCTCTCGACACAAACATGAGTTTAATCCGACGCCGGATAAAAACCAGCCGTCTCAAAGCGGAAATCTTCGAGACAGGGCTGTTGACAAAGACTAAACTGGCAGTATGTTACATCAAAGGGATCGCCAATGATAAAGTTGTGCAAGAGGTGAAGCAGCGGATTGGCCGGATTAATATTGATAGTGTACTCAGTGGCAACCAGATTGAAGAATTAATTATGGATGAGGCGTTCTCTTTATTCCCCCTTGTGCAGTATACCGAGCGTCCGGACAAAGCAGCGGCTTCCTTATTGGAAGGACGGGTTGTTATCTTAGTGGATAACTCACCAATGCCCCTGATTGTTCCTGTAACGTTTATTTCTCTGCTCCAGGCTGCCGAGGATTATTACAATAACGCGGTGTTCGCCACTTCAGTCCGGCTTTTGCGATTTATTGCCTTGAACATTGCGTTATTGCTGCCGGCCTTAACTGTGGCAGCCTTCTCATTTCACCAGGAGTTGCTGCCAACAGCGTTAATAAATACTGTCGCTGGTGCTCGGCAAGGTTTACCTCTGCCAATCGTCTTAGAAATTTTGATGATTGAATTCGCCTTTGAACTCTTGCGCGAAGCCGGAGTACGCCTGCCCAAGACGATTGGTCAAGCCATCAGCACTGTCGGTGGTTTGGTCATTGGGCAGGCGGCAGTAAACGCTGGCCTGGTCTCACCAATCTCGGTCATTGTTGTGGCGACTACAGCCATCGCTTCATTCACAATTCCGAATTATGCTGCAGGTACTGCGCTGAGAATTTTGCGGTTTGTTTTGATTATTCTTGCAGGTTTTCTCGGCGGAGTGGGAATCATCTCCGGTTTGATGGTTATTCTATTTCATCTCTGTAGCTTACGGTCTTTCGGTATCCCCTACTTGTCACCTATTGCTCCCCTAAGCCTGGGTGACTTAAAGGACACCATGGTGCGTGCGCCCTGGTGGGCTATGCTCAGGCGGCCATGGATGTCCGTCAGCAATGAGCCGGTCAGGCAGGACCCTGATCAAGGTCCGCAAAAACCGGATAAGGGAGGGCAAACGTCATAA
- a CDS encoding GerAB/ArcD/ProY family transporter — MNTEKLSSTQIAVLLYIIIMISALLLVPGLTAEKAKQSAWIAVGLASLPGFFCLWIVWKLGKRFPNNTLPEYAEIILGKALGKVVGGAYILFFLLVNILSVCEFSKFLTVCFMPQTPAMVFNVILVLIGAYAASRGIEVIARAAQFVFPLFVISLLILFVSVLPVVKLGRLLPFLEGGIEPVIWGSVPSIIVYGEVIILAVLLSMVNKPEEVKRKGAFALLAAAIFLSAGMMFTLMIFGPNLSGELLFPFWFLSKSIEFSSYLQRVEGIIALLWMVGIIIKIAVLYYLVCFATAKTLGLKSYNPVVYPMALVYIPAATFLFRNTAEFRHFLELYWPYLGFIFELVLPLILLLVAVIRKKHRRVRQ; from the coding sequence ATAAATACGGAAAAGCTTTCAAGTACGCAGATTGCTGTCCTGCTGTACATAATCATCATGATTTCAGCTCTCCTGTTGGTGCCCGGGCTGACAGCCGAAAAGGCGAAACAATCCGCCTGGATCGCGGTCGGTTTAGCCTCACTCCCCGGTTTTTTTTGCTTATGGATTGTTTGGAAATTGGGTAAAAGGTTTCCAAACAATACTTTGCCTGAATATGCAGAAATCATCCTGGGCAAAGCCTTAGGCAAGGTTGTAGGCGGAGCCTATATATTATTTTTTCTTTTGGTTAATATTCTATCCGTATGTGAGTTTTCCAAATTCCTGACAGTCTGCTTTATGCCGCAAACCCCGGCAATGGTTTTTAATGTCATTCTTGTCCTCATCGGGGCTTATGCGGCATCTAGAGGAATTGAGGTAATTGCCCGTGCAGCTCAATTTGTCTTTCCTCTATTCGTGATTTCTTTACTTATTCTATTTGTATCTGTATTACCCGTCGTGAAATTAGGAAGACTACTACCTTTTCTGGAGGGTGGGATTGAACCTGTGATTTGGGGATCTGTCCCCTCCATCATCGTGTATGGTGAGGTTATTATATTGGCTGTTCTGCTTTCCATGGTCAACAAGCCCGAGGAAGTGAAGCGCAAAGGAGCTTTTGCCTTATTAGCAGCGGCAATTTTTCTCTCGGCAGGTATGATGTTCACCTTGATGATATTTGGGCCGAACCTTTCTGGGGAGCTGTTATTTCCTTTTTGGTTCCTCAGCAAATCTATTGAATTTAGCAGTTACCTGCAACGTGTAGAGGGCATCATTGCGCTCCTTTGGATGGTTGGAATCATCATTAAAATTGCAGTTCTATATTATCTGGTATGTTTTGCAACAGCCAAAACCCTTGGTCTCAAAAGTTATAACCCAGTTGTTTATCCAATGGCGCTTGTCTATATCCCCGCGGCAACTTTTCTATTTCGTAATACAGCAGAATTCCGTCATTTTCTTGAATTGTACTGGCCGTATTTAGGATTTATTTTCGAACTTGTGTTGCCTTTGATTCTTTTGTTAGTAGCCGTAATCAGAAAAAAGCATAGGAGAGTTAGGCAATGA
- a CDS encoding Ger(x)C family spore germination protein translates to MKKNYRILGLFILIILQSVISTGCWSSKEVESLAVVTLMGLDYTNENGSDMWTISATILNPLGQDKVGEQSSGKGNQETLLVGTGRTIDETISAFSAHSSRTPFYGHISAFIIGEKTAKEKMCEFTEAAIRYWGNRPRTLIIVTEGKALEVLQAGPAVDKLLSKELKELGMNKALATGYSYGVTLTDFADWLKSPDRDPVATLVNVIPSEVPGLNQQNLMKGLAVFQGGRLIGWLNKDETTGYLLITQNINGYIPLTYIKDNKLFSYYISTAKSKILPVVTGDKIFYRVQIKVMGGIAENSGLRLNSEDIRALENIIEDRLRDLSTQAVDKAKEYNSDFLGFTEKLHRTNLSAWQTLGPDWRKVFRTAEVEIVVDAKIVQTGMMGE, encoded by the coding sequence ATGAAAAAAAATTACCGTATTTTAGGCCTATTCATATTGATTATCTTACAGTCTGTTATAAGCACCGGCTGTTGGAGCAGTAAGGAAGTTGAAAGCCTTGCCGTTGTCACACTAATGGGATTGGACTATACGAATGAAAATGGCAGCGACATGTGGACAATATCTGCAACAATCTTAAATCCACTCGGCCAGGATAAAGTGGGAGAGCAATCAAGCGGAAAAGGTAATCAGGAAACACTATTGGTAGGTACCGGAAGGACTATAGATGAGACTATTTCAGCATTTTCTGCCCATTCATCTCGTACACCGTTTTACGGACATATTAGTGCTTTTATCATTGGTGAGAAGACCGCCAAGGAAAAAATGTGCGAATTCACAGAGGCCGCAATACGGTATTGGGGAAACCGTCCAAGAACATTAATAATCGTAACAGAGGGAAAAGCTCTTGAGGTATTGCAAGCGGGACCAGCAGTCGATAAGCTGCTCTCAAAAGAATTGAAGGAATTGGGTATGAACAAAGCGTTAGCTACCGGTTATTCCTACGGTGTAACTTTGACTGATTTTGCGGATTGGTTAAAAAGTCCCGACAGGGATCCGGTAGCAACACTCGTCAATGTCATTCCTTCGGAAGTGCCCGGATTGAACCAGCAAAATCTGATGAAGGGATTAGCTGTTTTCCAAGGGGGTAGACTCATAGGTTGGCTGAATAAAGACGAAACCACAGGATATTTATTAATAACACAAAATATAAATGGGTATATTCCGTTAACGTATATAAAAGATAATAAATTATTCTCATATTACATTAGTACTGCAAAAAGTAAAATTCTGCCGGTAGTAACTGGTGATAAAATATTTTACCGCGTACAAATTAAAGTTATGGGTGGGATTGCTGAAAATTCAGGACTTAGACTGAATTCAGAAGATATTAGAGCACTTGAAAATATTATCGAAGACAGGCTGCGGGATCTTTCCACGCAGGCAGTTGATAAGGCCAAGGAATACAATTCAGATTTTCTTGGTTTTACAGAAAAACTCCATCGTACTAACCTCTCAGCATGGCAGACGCTAGGACCGGACTGGCGGAAAGTTTTTCGTACAGCGGAAGTAGAAATCGTGGTCGATGCTAAGATCGTCCAAACCGGGATGATGGGGGAATAA
- the carB gene encoding carbamoyl-phosphate synthase large subunit, which yields MPLNKTIKKVLVIGSGPIVIGQAAEFDYAGTQACRALKEEGLEVVLINSNPATIMTDNAMADQIYIEPLTLETIKRVIIKERPDSILSTLGGQTGLTLSMQLAKEGFLEKQGVKLLGANPVTIDKAEDRQMFKDTMAAISEPVIPSLVVTDVPAALAFAEEISYPVIVRPAFTLGGTGGGIAYNETVLQEIAANGLRLSPITQVLIEKCISGWKEIEFEVMRDRVGNVITVCSMENFDPVGVHTGDSIVIAPAVTLSDKEYQMLRSAALNIITALEVEGGCNCQFALHPDSFDYAVIEVNPRVSRSSALASKATGYPIAKVAAKIAVGYTLDEIKNAVTGKTYACFEPALDYVVVKLPKWPFDKFVYAKRTLGTQMKATGEVMAIGVNFEQAIMKAVRGAEISLDSLNLPKLKKLTDAEIEQLIAVCNDERLFVIFEALQRGISCELIHEITKIDLWFLYKLAHLTALEKELAVGPLTQELYEEAKKLGYPDKVIERLSGCRIEQGIAQGIYQKRWASYKMVDTCAAEFEAETPYFYSTYDEANEAEQFIKARNSSKKTIIVFGSGPIRIGQGIEFDYASVHCVWALKKAGYEVVIVNNNPETVSTDFDTADRLYFEPLTNEDVLNVIHTEQPYGVVVAFGGQTAIKLTKFLEAQGVRILGTPADSIDAAEDRERFDALLERLSIKRPQGHTVMNTDEALQAANKLGYPVLMRPSYVLGGQNMIIAFSDQDICEYMDIILTYNIENPVLIDKYLSGIEIEVDAICDGEEILIPGIMEHIERAGIHSGDSIAVYPAWNLSGELTERVIDYSRKLALALNTQGLVNIQYVVHAGEIYVIEVNPRSSRTIPYISKVTGVPMVDLATRAMLGEKLTDMGYGTGLYKTPPYVAVKVPVFSFEKLIDVDVQLGPEMKSTGEVLGIGKSLAEALYKGLVAAGYKMVKQGGVLITVRNGDKPEMVDIARKYSELGFKLYATGGTAKVLEQAGLQVISVKKIHESEHDNIQTLLESGKIHYIISTSAKGRLPGLDSVKIRRKAVETAIPCLTSLDTANALANSLKSRYSQNNTELVDINHMRSERRQLTFTKMQSCGNDYIYFNCFDQQIVSPESLSVYLSDRHYGIGGDGIVLICPSDKADARMQMFNLDGSESKMSGNALTCIGKYLYDNEIIVKDRISIETLSGTKKLKLYIQNGKVDSVCVDMGPAELEPQKIPVKLPGEVIVNQSVTIAGRDYRITCVSMGNPHSVIFVENQESIQMDTEGPAFEYSPLFPERVNVEFVTMIDQNTLKMRVWERGNGETLAAGTSACAAVVAAVLNGFCQKDQHILVKLKGGDLVVKYTDETVYMTGKPEKVFEGSVEI from the coding sequence ATGCCGTTAAATAAAACAATAAAAAAAGTACTGGTCATTGGCTCAGGTCCGATCGTCATCGGGCAGGCTGCTGAATTTGATTACGCGGGGACCCAGGCGTGCAGGGCCTTGAAAGAAGAGGGGCTGGAAGTCGTTCTGATCAACTCCAATCCAGCTACGATCATGACGGATAACGCAATGGCCGATCAAATTTACATCGAGCCGTTAACGTTGGAGACCATCAAAAGAGTCATCATCAAGGAAAGACCGGACAGCATTTTATCTACGTTAGGAGGTCAGACCGGCCTGACACTTTCCATGCAGCTTGCCAAAGAAGGATTTCTAGAAAAGCAAGGTGTCAAGCTGTTAGGCGCAAATCCGGTAACTATCGATAAAGCTGAAGACCGGCAGATGTTTAAGGATACCATGGCAGCGATCAGCGAGCCTGTCATCCCTTCTCTGGTCGTGACGGATGTCCCTGCTGCCCTCGCCTTTGCGGAGGAGATCTCCTATCCGGTCATTGTCCGTCCGGCCTTTACGCTGGGAGGAACAGGCGGGGGGATTGCCTATAATGAAACCGTGCTGCAGGAAATTGCGGCCAACGGTCTGAGGCTTTCACCGATTACCCAGGTCCTAATTGAAAAATGTATTTCCGGGTGGAAAGAGATTGAGTTTGAAGTGATGCGGGACCGGGTGGGGAATGTTATTACCGTCTGCAGTATGGAGAATTTCGATCCGGTCGGGGTTCATACCGGGGATAGCATCGTTATCGCGCCGGCCGTTACGCTTTCGGACAAAGAATATCAAATGCTGCGCTCGGCTGCCTTGAATATCATTACGGCCCTGGAAGTGGAAGGCGGCTGTAACTGCCAGTTTGCGCTGCATCCGGACAGCTTTGACTATGCCGTCATTGAGGTGAATCCGAGGGTATCCCGTTCCTCGGCTCTGGCCTCCAAGGCGACCGGATATCCGATTGCTAAAGTCGCCGCGAAAATTGCGGTCGGCTATACGCTCGATGAGATTAAAAACGCCGTTACTGGGAAGACCTATGCCTGTTTTGAACCGGCACTGGATTATGTCGTGGTGAAACTGCCCAAGTGGCCGTTTGATAAATTTGTTTACGCGAAACGCACACTGGGCACGCAGATGAAAGCAACCGGCGAAGTGATGGCCATCGGTGTGAACTTTGAGCAGGCCATTATGAAAGCGGTCAGGGGAGCGGAGATTTCCCTGGACAGCTTAAACCTGCCCAAACTCAAGAAACTGACGGATGCCGAGATTGAACAGCTGATTGCGGTGTGCAACGATGAACGGCTTTTTGTGATATTTGAAGCGTTGCAGAGGGGCATTTCTTGCGAATTGATTCATGAGATCACCAAGATCGACCTCTGGTTCTTATACAAACTGGCTCACCTTACAGCTTTGGAGAAAGAGCTGGCCGTCGGACCTCTAACGCAGGAGCTGTACGAAGAGGCCAAGAAACTTGGGTATCCTGATAAAGTGATTGAACGGCTTTCGGGCTGCAGGATTGAACAGGGGATCGCGCAGGGGATCTATCAGAAACGCTGGGCTTCTTACAAAATGGTCGATACCTGCGCAGCTGAATTTGAGGCAGAGACTCCGTATTTTTACTCGACGTATGATGAAGCCAATGAGGCTGAGCAGTTTATTAAAGCCAGGAACAGCAGCAAGAAGACAATTATTGTCTTTGGATCCGGACCGATTCGAATCGGTCAGGGGATCGAGTTTGACTATGCTTCCGTACATTGTGTCTGGGCGCTGAAAAAAGCAGGCTATGAGGTCGTGATTGTCAACAATAACCCGGAGACCGTCTCGACCGATTTTGACACGGCTGACCGCCTGTATTTTGAACCGCTGACCAATGAGGACGTTCTGAATGTGATTCATACGGAGCAGCCCTATGGCGTCGTCGTGGCTTTTGGCGGACAGACGGCCATTAAGCTGACGAAGTTCTTGGAAGCCCAGGGGGTACGGATTCTGGGCACACCGGCCGACAGCATTGATGCGGCCGAAGACAGGGAACGGTTTGACGCTTTGTTGGAACGACTCTCCATTAAACGGCCTCAGGGACATACCGTGATGAACACCGATGAAGCGCTGCAGGCGGCGAATAAGCTCGGCTATCCGGTACTGATGCGGCCTTCCTATGTTCTGGGTGGCCAGAATATGATTATTGCGTTTAGTGACCAGGATATCTGTGAATACATGGACATTATCCTGACTTACAACATCGAAAATCCCGTTCTGATCGATAAATACCTGTCAGGTATTGAAATCGAGGTCGATGCGATCTGTGACGGTGAAGAGATTCTGATCCCCGGGATCATGGAGCATATTGAGCGGGCAGGTATCCATTCCGGTGATTCGATTGCAGTCTATCCCGCCTGGAACTTAAGCGGAGAACTGACGGAACGGGTCATTGACTATTCCAGAAAATTGGCCCTGGCCTTAAACACCCAGGGGCTGGTCAATATTCAGTATGTCGTTCATGCCGGAGAAATCTACGTGATTGAAGTGAACCCGCGTTCCTCAAGGACGATCCCGTATATCAGCAAAGTGACCGGCGTGCCGATGGTTGACCTCGCGACCCGGGCGATGCTTGGCGAAAAACTGACCGATATGGGCTATGGCACAGGGCTGTATAAAACCCCACCTTATGTCGCGGTCAAGGTTCCGGTATTTTCGTTTGAAAAACTGATCGACGTCGATGTGCAGCTGGGCCCGGAGATGAAGTCGACGGGCGAGGTGCTGGGTATCGGCAAATCGCTGGCCGAGGCGCTTTATAAGGGACTTGTGGCTGCCGGGTATAAGATGGTGAAGCAGGGTGGCGTTTTAATTACGGTTCGCAACGGCGATAAGCCGGAGATGGTTGATATCGCCAGGAAATACAGCGAGCTGGGCTTTAAACTCTATGCGACCGGCGGAACGGCCAAAGTGCTGGAGCAAGCGGGGCTGCAGGTAATTTCGGTCAAGAAGATTCATGAATCAGAGCATGACAATATCCAAACGCTGCTGGAAAGCGGCAAGATCCATTACATTATTTCGACTTCTGCTAAAGGCAGGCTGCCAGGCCTGGACAGTGTCAAAATCCGCCGCAAGGCAGTTGAGACAGCAATTCCGTGCCTGACCTCGCTGGATACCGCCAATGCGTTAGCCAACAGTCTGAAGAGCCGGTATTCCCAGAACAACACGGAGCTTGTGGACATCAACCATATGCGCAGCGAACGGCGGCAGCTTACCTTTACAAAAATGCAGTCCTGCGGCAACGATTATATCTATTTCAACTGCTTCGATCAACAAATCGTCAGCCCAGAATCCCTGAGTGTTTATTTATCCGATAGGCACTATGGTATCGGCGGGGATGGGATTGTGCTGATCTGTCCGTCCGACAAAGCTGATGCGAGGATGCAGATGTTCAATCTAGATGGCAGCGAGAGCAAAATGAGCGGCAATGCACTGACATGCATTGGGAAATATCTGTACGACAACGAGATCATCGTTAAGGATCGGATTTCGATTGAAACCTTGAGCGGGACTAAAAAACTGAAACTCTATATCCAAAACGGGAAAGTCGATTCGGTCTGCGTGGATATGGGGCCGGCGGAGCTGGAACCTCAGAAGATTCCGGTTAAATTGCCGGGAGAGGTTATCGTGAACCAGTCGGTTACAATTGCTGGTCGCGATTACCGCATCACCTGTGTGTCCATGGGGAATCCGCATAGTGTGATTTTTGTGGAGAACCAGGAAAGCATTCAGATGGATACTGAAGGACCGGCCTTCGAATATTCTCCGTTATTTCCGGAAAGAGTCAATGTGGAATTTGTTACGATGATCGATCAAAACACCTTGAAAATGCGGGTCTGGGAACGCGGCAACGGCGAAACACTTGCGGCCGGTACCAGCGCCTGCGCGGCTGTCGTTGCTGCAGTACTGAACGGTTTCTGCCAAAAAGACCAGCATATTCTGGTGAAGCTAAAAGGCGGCGACCTAGTCGTTAAATATACAGATGAGACAGTCTATATGACAGGAAAACCGGAAAAGGTATTCGAAGGAAGCGTAGAGATTTAA
- a CDS encoding carbamoyl phosphate synthase small subunit: MQQNVYIILANGQVFKGKPFGAAGEAVGEIVFTTAMTGYLETLTDPSYYGQIVVQTFPLIGNYGIIPDDFENDSPKLKAYVVREWCQVPSNFRCEGELDAFLRAQNIVGVYGVDTRELTKIIREVGVMNAKITATLDNLEKDLAEINQYKITDAVQKVSARKTIPVGDVVAGRKTDKAKDTTVAGDTTGTKEVSGKYRVVLWDFGAKENIRRELIKRGCEVITVSAEAIAESILNLKPDGIMLSNGPGDPADNPVIIEELAKLSASGLPIFGICLGHQLLALAQGAKTSKLKYGHRGANQPVKDLKTGRVYITSQNHGYAVVADSLPTHACMRFQNANDGTCEGIEYLNMPAFSAQFHPEASAGPLDTSYLFDQFIDLMRKDCSTCR; encoded by the coding sequence GTGCAGCAGAATGTGTATATTATCCTGGCCAATGGCCAGGTTTTTAAAGGGAAGCCTTTCGGGGCAGCAGGAGAGGCAGTCGGTGAGATTGTCTTTACTACTGCAATGACCGGATATCTAGAAACCCTGACTGACCCGAGCTATTACGGGCAGATTGTGGTTCAGACGTTCCCTTTGATCGGAAATTATGGGATTATTCCGGACGATTTTGAAAATGATTCCCCGAAATTGAAAGCCTATGTTGTCCGGGAGTGGTGTCAAGTTCCTTCCAACTTTCGCTGTGAGGGTGAGCTTGACGCTTTTTTAAGAGCACAGAATATTGTCGGGGTTTATGGGGTTGACACCCGGGAACTCACCAAGATCATCCGCGAGGTCGGCGTAATGAACGCCAAAATCACCGCAACCCTGGACAATCTTGAAAAAGATCTGGCAGAGATTAATCAGTATAAAATTACGGATGCTGTCCAGAAAGTATCGGCCAGGAAAACTATCCCTGTAGGAGACGTAGTCGCAGGGCGGAAAACAGATAAAGCTAAGGACACAACAGTTGCCGGAGATACAACGGGTACCAAAGAAGTTTCAGGCAAATATCGGGTAGTCTTATGGGATTTTGGTGCAAAGGAGAATATCCGCCGCGAGCTCATCAAACGCGGCTGTGAAGTCATTACGGTGTCTGCGGAGGCAATAGCTGAAAGTATCCTTAATCTGAAGCCGGATGGGATCATGCTTTCCAACGGGCCGGGCGATCCGGCCGACAATCCGGTGATTATCGAAGAACTGGCGAAGCTATCGGCATCCGGCCTACCGATCTTTGGGATCTGCCTCGGCCACCAGCTGTTGGCCCTGGCGCAGGGTGCCAAAACTTCCAAACTGAAATACGGACACCGGGGTGCCAATCAGCCCGTGAAGGACCTGAAGACTGGCCGAGTCTATATTACAAGCCAAAACCATGGCTATGCAGTCGTCGCTGACAGTCTTCCAACCCATGCCTGCATGCGTTTTCAGAATGCCAATGACGGGACTTGCGAAGGAATTGAGTATCTGAATATGCCTGCTTTTTCGGCGCAGTTTCATCCGGAAGCTTCGGCAGGACCCTTGGATACCAGCTATTTATTTGATCAATTTATTGATTTGATGAGGAAGGACTGCTCAACATGCCGTTAA
- a CDS encoding glycosyltransferase family A protein has product MTPPFITYSTFHRLGLNSRNLNSLFNTTDDFELHIIDSNSQDGTWDYIQSLNDSRIKSKTRLPVNYGPIYALNYNLARRKPDQYFIVLESDVYFYVPDWISRFMKIFRTFPEVGLLGLSKAHPYPSYYPEVSVQERSGVSYLQLMHTEVGNVLDFVPGQCQILRPELINLIGYWSEENGYGDAELSLRINKYTPFKAGYAIDIPIDMLQTVPCATCEGSRWCICNRINLTCFDLRNTKHKNESFVLTHGWKYLECFKEIREGKRTVYCASIHDSESYKNHLYHMDWALENFNFYVSNAN; this is encoded by the coding sequence ATGACACCACCTTTTATCACCTATTCGACATTTCACAGACTGGGATTAAATTCCAGAAATTTAAACTCCCTTTTCAATACCACAGATGATTTTGAACTCCATATCATTGACAGCAATTCGCAGGACGGAACATGGGATTATATTCAAAGTCTTAATGACAGCCGCATCAAATCTAAAACAAGACTGCCCGTAAATTATGGTCCCATTTACGCGCTTAATTACAATCTGGCCCGCAGAAAACCAGACCAGTATTTTATTGTCCTCGAAAGTGATGTGTATTTTTATGTCCCGGATTGGATAAGCCGGTTTATGAAAATATTTAGAACTTTCCCGGAGGTAGGGCTGCTGGGGTTGTCCAAGGCCCACCCGTATCCATCCTATTATCCGGAGGTTTCCGTTCAAGAGAGAAGCGGTGTCAGCTACCTGCAGTTAATGCATACTGAGGTCGGCAATGTCCTTGATTTTGTACCCGGGCAATGCCAGATCCTAAGACCGGAACTTATTAACCTTATCGGCTATTGGTCCGAGGAAAACGGCTACGGGGATGCCGAACTGTCGCTCAGAATTAATAAATATACGCCGTTTAAAGCAGGATATGCAATCGACATCCCAATCGATATGCTCCAGACTGTACCTTGTGCAACCTGTGAGGGCAGCCGATGGTGCATCTGCAATAGAATAAATCTTACTTGCTTTGACCTTAGAAATACCAAGCATAAGAATGAATCCTTTGTCTTGACCCACGGGTGGAAATACCTTGAATGCTTCAAAGAAATTCGTGAAGGTAAACGAACAGTATACTGCGCATCAATTCATGATTCGGAATCCTACAAGAATCACCTTTACCATATGGATTGGGCCCTGGAGAATTTCAACTTCTATGTAAGTAATGCCAACTAG